Proteins found in one Campylobacter lari genomic segment:
- a CDS encoding CinA family protein, with protein MKHLIVIIGSEIIVNENYMHYIQEEYKKQFLELHELKFINKPDKELPFLLEKLSKEYDYITIFSISEYYTTIAKIIATLNDDVLILENDTLVPSKALREKNSFLSSFEQCHINLLNINIEQKLPLILQNPELDYAYFCLLDIDEMSANILLSTLTTSFEIQTSSSALLDNLICIRASASQYGKLEGFLKGVFKLFTGKVFLGNDPIKFIAKKLLEKNLKISFAESCTAGLCASKLAENSGISSVFEGSLVTYSNRLKNSWLGVSNDTLESVGEYSDRCIYFMLKGIFKTTNCDFALALSGVAGEEDDKNTKAGTIYIGAMYKDGTFLQECIHIQGARNYTREQASLAAYCLMLRLKPEIFFGV; from the coding sequence ATGAAACATCTTATCGTCATCATAGGTAGCGAAATCATCGTTAATGAAAATTATATGCATTATATACAAGAAGAATACAAAAAACAGTTTTTAGAACTTCATGAGCTAAAATTTATAAACAAACCTGATAAAGAGCTTCCTTTTTTACTTGAAAAACTTTCTAAAGAATATGATTATATAACCATTTTTAGTATTAGCGAATACTATACAACTATAGCTAAAATCATAGCAACCTTAAATGATGATGTTTTAATCTTAGAAAATGATACTTTAGTACCTTCGAAAGCTTTGCGTGAAAAAAATTCCTTTTTAAGCTCTTTTGAACAATGCCATATTAATTTATTGAATATAAATATAGAGCAAAAATTGCCTTTGATTTTGCAAAACCCTGAGCTTGATTATGCATATTTTTGTCTTTTAGATATAGATGAAATGAGTGCAAATATTTTACTTAGCACGCTTACTACTTCGTTTGAAATTCAAACTAGCTCAAGTGCCTTGCTAGATAATCTCATTTGCATTAGAGCAAGCGCTAGTCAATATGGCAAACTAGAAGGCTTTTTAAAAGGAGTGTTTAAACTTTTTACGGGTAAAGTATTTTTAGGAAATGATCCTATTAAATTTATAGCTAAAAAACTTTTAGAAAAAAACTTAAAAATTTCCTTTGCAGAAAGTTGCACAGCTGGACTTTGCGCTTCAAAATTAGCCGAAAATTCAGGAATTTCTAGCGTATTTGAAGGTTCTTTGGTAACTTATTCTAATCGTTTAAAAAATTCTTGGCTTGGAGTGAGTAATGATACCTTAGAAAGTGTTGGAGAATATTCTGATCGTTGTATTTATTTTATGCTAAAAGGGATTTTTAAAACCACAAATTGTGATTTTGCTTTAGCACTTAGTGGTGTAGCTGGTGAAGAAGATGATAAAAATACCAAAGCAGGTACCATCTATATAGGAGCTATGTATAAAGATGGAACATTTTTACAAGAATGCATTCACATACAAGGGGCAAGAAACTACACAAGAGAACAAGCTAGTTTAGCTGCATATTGTTTAATGCTTAGATTAAAACCTGAAATTTTCTTTGGGGTTTAA
- the ileS gene encoding isoleucine--tRNA ligase, which translates to MDYKDTLLLPNTTFAMRANLAELEPKRFSKWFENNYAYEKMKQKRQGVSESFTLHDGPPYANGHLHIGHALNKILKDIIIKMHYFQGKKVRFTPGWDCHGLPIEQQVEVKLKDKKQSLSKKEIREFCREHAREFVNIQRDEFKSLGVIADWDEPYLTMKNAFEADIYKALCKIAKKGLLLERSKPVFWSWAAKSALAEAEVEYEDKEDYSIFVAFELDKTSVEKLGVEKAKAVIWTTTPWTLPANQAISLNPNEKYVITEEGYIFAKALLENMINKNFTQGKIQKELLGSEFENLSAINPLNQRKSTLILGDHVLMEGGTGLVHTAPGHGEDDYYVCLKYGIEVIMPVDDGGCYDETLRAKGLLSEHLLNEFIGLHIFKANERILELLGEALLESSKFTHSYPFCWRTHKPVIYRATKQWFILMDEKKLDGKSLRELALEQLNNVKFYPESGVKRLSSMIENRPDWCISRQRDWGVPIAFFRDKNTKEVIFDDDVLDHLVGIFEANGADAWWDLEIKDLLPPNSKYDPNNLEKVYDILDVWFDSGSTWEAVLNSARYDAGEYQASMYLEGSDQHRGWFQSSLLISTAINHKTPYKNILTHGFTVDEKGQKMSKSKGNVILPQNVAKNYGVEILRLWIMLSDYSTDLKISDNILKQVSEQYRKIRNTIRFLLANTNDMEFLETKNFTLLDKWILMRAKVAFEACEAAFEKYEFAKGFSVLLNFLSADLSGIYLDVCKDRLYCNAKDDIKRVSAQSAMVLITRKLFALLAPSLTYTIDEALEHANVAIKENAKDVFDLVLKNGFDYEYKIEDELFIKSREKFFELVDVLKKDKIIKSTLELSLQTSANELLSEDIEEVADWFMVSSVESLDDKEALSEFKIDDHSFKIVCSSLHKCPRCWKFLAKEEECLCPRCNSVEKTKNV; encoded by the coding sequence ATGGATTATAAAGATACGCTATTGCTTCCAAATACTACTTTTGCAATGCGTGCAAATTTAGCAGAACTTGAGCCTAAGCGTTTTAGCAAGTGGTTTGAAAACAACTATGCTTATGAAAAAATGAAACAAAAAAGACAAGGGGTAAGTGAGAGTTTTACCTTGCATGATGGCCCTCCTTATGCTAATGGACATTTGCACATTGGCCATGCTTTAAATAAAATTTTAAAAGATATCATCATAAAAATGCATTATTTTCAAGGTAAAAAAGTGCGTTTTACTCCGGGTTGGGATTGTCATGGTTTACCGATAGAACAGCAAGTTGAAGTTAAACTTAAAGATAAAAAGCAAAGTTTAAGCAAAAAAGAAATTCGTGAGTTTTGTAGAGAGCATGCGAGAGAATTTGTAAATATACAAAGAGATGAATTTAAGTCTTTGGGTGTGATTGCTGATTGGGATGAGCCATACTTGACTATGAAAAATGCTTTTGAGGCAGATATTTACAAAGCTTTATGTAAAATCGCTAAAAAAGGACTTTTGTTAGAAAGAAGCAAACCTGTTTTTTGGAGCTGGGCTGCTAAGAGTGCGTTAGCAGAAGCTGAAGTAGAGTATGAAGATAAAGAAGATTATTCTATTTTTGTAGCATTTGAGCTTGATAAAACTTCGGTTGAAAAATTAGGAGTTGAAAAAGCAAAAGCAGTCATTTGGACTACCACACCTTGGACTTTACCAGCAAATCAAGCTATATCTTTAAATCCAAATGAAAAATATGTTATCACTGAAGAGGGTTATATTTTTGCTAAAGCTTTGCTTGAAAATATGATCAATAAAAACTTTACTCAAGGAAAAATTCAAAAAGAACTTTTAGGTTCTGAATTTGAAAATTTAAGTGCTATTAATCCACTCAATCAAAGAAAATCTACTCTTATTCTAGGCGATCATGTTTTAATGGAAGGTGGCACAGGGCTTGTACATACTGCACCAGGCCATGGTGAAGATGATTATTATGTGTGCTTAAAATATGGCATTGAAGTGATTATGCCAGTAGATGATGGTGGGTGTTATGATGAAACACTAAGAGCTAAAGGGCTTTTGTCAGAACACTTGTTAAATGAGTTTATAGGACTTCATATTTTTAAAGCAAATGAGCGTATTTTAGAATTGCTTGGTGAAGCTTTGCTTGAGAGTTCTAAATTTACACATTCTTATCCATTTTGCTGGAGAACGCATAAACCGGTTATTTATAGAGCTACAAAACAATGGTTTATCTTAATGGATGAGAAAAAGTTAGATGGAAAATCTTTAAGAGAGCTAGCACTAGAACAATTAAATAATGTGAAATTTTACCCAGAAAGTGGAGTAAAAAGACTTAGTTCCATGATAGAAAATCGCCCTGATTGGTGTATATCAAGACAAAGAGATTGGGGTGTGCCTATAGCGTTTTTTAGAGATAAGAACACCAAAGAAGTGATTTTTGATGATGATGTTTTAGATCATTTAGTGGGAATTTTTGAAGCAAATGGAGCTGATGCGTGGTGGGATTTAGAAATAAAAGATTTATTACCGCCAAATAGCAAATATGATCCAAATAATTTAGAAAAAGTTTATGATATTTTAGATGTTTGGTTTGATAGTGGTAGTACTTGGGAAGCAGTGTTAAACTCGGCTAGATATGACGCAGGAGAATATCAAGCTTCAATGTATCTTGAAGGAAGTGACCAGCACCGTGGATGGTTTCAAAGCTCGCTTTTAATTTCCACTGCGATTAATCACAAAACCCCATATAAAAACATACTTACTCATGGCTTTACCGTAGATGAGAAAGGTCAAAAAATGAGTAAATCAAAAGGCAATGTGATCTTACCTCAAAATGTAGCTAAAAATTATGGGGTAGAAATTTTAAGACTTTGGATAATGCTTAGTGATTATTCAACGGACTTAAAAATTTCTGATAATATCTTAAAACAAGTAAGCGAGCAGTATAGAAAGATAAGAAATACTATAAGATTTTTACTTGCAAATACTAATGATATGGAATTTTTAGAAACAAAAAATTTCACACTTTTAGATAAGTGGATTTTAATGCGTGCAAAAGTTGCTTTTGAAGCATGTGAAGCTGCTTTTGAAAAATATGAATTTGCAAAAGGCTTTAGTGTGCTTTTAAATTTCTTAAGTGCAGATTTAAGTGGAATTTACTTAGATGTGTGCAAGGATAGATTATATTGTAATGCAAAAGATGATATAAAAAGAGTAAGCGCGCAAAGTGCTATGGTGCTAATAACTAGAAAACTTTTTGCGCTTTTAGCTCCAAGTTTAACTTATACCATAGATGAAGCATTAGAGCATGCAAATGTAGCTATTAAAGAAAATGCTAAAGATGTGTTTGATTTGGTGTTAAAAAATGGATTTGATTATGAATATAAAATCGAGGATGAATTATTTATAAAATCAAGAGAAAAATTCTTTGAGCTTGTTGATGTATTAAAAAAAGACAAAATCATCAAATCAACCCTAGAGTTAAGTTTGCAAACAAGTGCAAATGAGCTTTTGAGTGAAGATATTGAGGAAGTAGCTGATTGGTTTATGGTAAGCTCGGTAGAAAGCTTAGATGATAAAGAAGCTTTGAGTGAGTTTAAAATAGATGATCATAGTTTTAAAATTGTGTGTTCTTCATTGCACAAGTGTCCAAGATGCTGGAAGTTTTTAGCAAAAGAAGAAGAATGTTTATGTCCAAGATGTAATAGTGTGGAAAAAACAAAAAATGTTTGA
- a CDS encoding ShlB/FhaC/HecB family hemolysin secretion/activation protein: MKKLSLCVVALSSLVYANNGSIIIAKNDIEKVIELSPDRNLPQNKAIKENLKTKDDYIKSQEAKKDFEEKKKALKEKLNQEDEANNQSTNTNNDKANTSVNDEANNSNSTSNNTNNINNQTNNSSNTNSTNSSNQTNTTTKKVITKYKFVITNENTSFKKLGIKEEDLQLLISEFSTRKFSLQDLQDISNIIAYYFQVNGYPAATAYVPQQEFEDSVQINIALGTLGKYIIKNKTTIKDHFIENKLNERIKGKIISTKLIEDSVYKVNEMYGVQTLAGLQAGENVGETDVVIEVVPDTKANVLLYTDNYGIKSAGEYRAGISMGFNSIFNMGDYYNFYLQSSDERQINYGASYTFFLGNLKITPSISQGSYSLGGDYKEVGFSGTSRNIGVDFSYPVWINTNSSLYFTSSIYHKILKDEPFSNIFDDYSIDKHSNVGSVGLEGLFRGFENNTLSYSAKVSVGKVNDDGTTIFGNTSKSDGNGFGWFRKLNASVNNYYSINEYITHTLNINYQKVLGNFELDSSESSSLGGAYGVRAYDNGEGDGDNTIVANFGIRINIPNTNFYFTPFYDVGYAWYEKASGSRLADEHFLDAVGLQILYNKNNAYYIKLDAARAVHQYKYDDDHRMKLYLSGGVYF, translated from the coding sequence ATGAAAAAACTCTCTCTTTGCGTTGTAGCACTTAGCTCTTTAGTCTATGCTAATAATGGAAGCATTATCATAGCTAAAAATGATATAGAAAAGGTTATAGAATTATCCCCTGATAGAAACCTCCCTCAAAACAAAGCTATCAAAGAAAATCTAAAAACCAAAGATGATTATATAAAAAGCCAAGAAGCCAAAAAAGACTTTGAAGAAAAAAAGAAAGCTTTAAAAGAAAAACTAAATCAAGAAGATGAAGCTAATAATCAAAGCACTAATACAAACAATGATAAAGCAAATACTAGTGTAAATGATGAAGCTAATAATTCCAACTCAACTAGCAATAATACAAACAATATAAATAATCAAACTAATAATAGTTCTAACACTAACTCTACTAACTCAAGCAATCAAACTAACACTACCACTAAAAAAGTAATAACCAAATATAAATTTGTTATCACTAATGAAAACACTAGCTTTAAAAAACTAGGTATTAAAGAAGAGGATTTACAATTACTTATTAGTGAGTTTAGCACTAGAAAATTTAGCTTGCAAGATTTACAAGATATATCTAATATCATTGCTTATTATTTCCAAGTTAATGGCTATCCTGCAGCAACAGCTTATGTACCCCAACAAGAATTTGAAGATAGTGTGCAAATAAACATAGCCTTAGGAACACTAGGTAAGTATATAATAAAGAATAAAACTACTATAAAAGATCATTTTATAGAAAATAAGCTTAATGAAAGAATCAAAGGTAAAATCATCTCTACTAAACTCATAGAAGATAGTGTGTATAAAGTCAATGAAATGTATGGAGTACAAACCCTAGCAGGTTTACAAGCAGGAGAGAATGTAGGAGAAACTGATGTAGTTATAGAAGTAGTGCCTGATACTAAGGCTAATGTATTATTATATACTGATAATTATGGTATTAAAAGTGCAGGGGAATATAGAGCTGGTATTAGTATGGGATTTAATTCTATATTTAATATGGGAGATTATTATAATTTTTACTTACAATCTAGTGATGAAAGACAAATCAACTATGGAGCAAGTTATACTTTCTTTTTAGGAAATTTAAAAATTACTCCAAGCATATCTCAAGGATCTTATTCTTTAGGTGGAGATTATAAAGAAGTTGGCTTTAGTGGTACTTCTAGAAATATTGGTGTTGATTTTTCTTATCCTGTATGGATTAATACAAATTCCTCTTTATATTTTACTTCTAGTATTTATCATAAGATATTAAAAGATGAACCTTTTTCAAATATATTTGATGATTATAGTATAGATAAACATTCTAATGTAGGTAGTGTAGGTTTAGAAGGTTTATTTAGAGGCTTTGAGAATAATACTTTAAGTTATAGTGCTAAGGTAAGTGTAGGTAAGGTTAATGATGATGGCACTACTATATTTGGAAATACATCTAAAAGTGATGGTAATGGCTTTGGCTGGTTTAGAAAACTCAATGCTAGTGTGAATAATTATTATAGTATTAATGAATACATTACGCATACTTTAAATATAAACTATCAAAAGGTATTAGGGAATTTTGAATTAGATTCTTCTGAGAGTTCATCTTTAGGTGGAGCTTATGGAGTAAGAGCTTATGATAATGGAGAGGGTGATGGAGATAATACCATAGTAGCTAACTTTGGTATAAGAATAAATATACCAAATACGAATTTTTATTTTACTCCTTTTTATGATGTAGGTTATGCTTGGTATGAAAAAGCTTCAGGAAGTAGATTAGCAGATGAGCATTTTTTAGATGCAGTAGGTTTGCAAATACTTTATAATAAGAATAATGCATATTATATAAAGCTTGATGCAGCAAGAGCAGTTCATCAATACAAATATGATGATGATCATAGAATGAAATTATATTTAAGTGGTGGGGTGTATTTTTAA